The genomic stretch CTGGAGGAAGAGCCCATCGCCCAGTTTCCTAAGGGGGATGCAGGACACCAGCTCGGCCACTGCAACCGTCAGCTGGAGGGACGGGGCACGCAGACGCCACAGAAGGCTGGGTTCTAAACTACAACCAGTGCCGTCTGCGGGACGGGCAGAATCCCGTTCCACCTCCCCTAGGTGTGCACTGCGGTGAGGCCACAGCTGGGAAACGGGCAACAGGGCGTAGTCCCGGGCCCCGAGTCCCAGAGAGCAGGCCCGGGCAGCAGCGCGGAGGCGCGAGGCGGGGGGCATACATGATGTTGGCCTTGTGTACGGCCGTCACTTTCTTGCGCCCGCTCTCCCGGGCCAGCATGAAGGCATACTCAGCAATGCGCAGCGACCTGGCCTCGGTGATGATCTTCAGGCTCTCCACCACCCCTGCCACACTCTGAGAAGGGGACGAGCGAGAAGAGGCCCACGGCCTgtctgagcctgccctctagcaCGAGGTTCCCCTCGGGCACGGCGTCCCCGACCAGCGCCCTAGCCGAGCTCACGCCCGCCAACACGCCCCCACCTCATGCTCCAGGCTGCTATACTCGCCCTCCGTGTTTTCCCGTACGATGAGGATATCTATGTCCCTGTGCCGCGTCACCACTCCCGGCAGGCTCTTACAGTGGATGACGTTGGCGTAGAGGTCCAGGCTGGTGCTAGGGGCACAGGGGGAGAAGCAGCCGGCAAGTGCAACGTGTCTCTGCTGGCACGCCCACCCCCGCCAAGCCCCCAGCCCATGCACTTGGCTCTCACCGAAGGATGTTGTTTCGGGATTTGTGGGATGGCGGCAGGTTATGGTTTGTTTCAATATTGCCTGCAGGACAGAAACAAGACCAGCAGGCTGGAGAGGGCGCCCCAGGCTCAGCTGTACCACCGTATCCCCCTTTCCGACCCAGGGGACGTGTGCCAAGGGTGACTCCAACAGAAGAACACAACAGCTTCCGGCGGCAGAAGTGTTTCATGGAACACTCTAGCGTAACTTGCAGCGCAAGCCCCATGGGGGCAGAGGGGCATGTGTGTCTACGCGTTCGGTTCACTGATGGGCTCCTGGCACGTAGCacgcactcaataaatactgagcgaatgaatgaatgaacaagggTTGGCATCTGGCCAGAAGGTCTTGCTAGACCCTGGGTGGGGAATGGCAAGGCCAGGGTCTAGCCGGACAGAAAGTGACCACTCTTGCTTACTAACAGGCTGGTGGCTAGGCTGGCACCAGCAAGGGGACCTTGGCCACAGTTAGTGCCAGGCCCTGCGTCGAGGAAGCACAAGAGCTGCAGCTCAGAGGCAGGCAGGGGTTGCCTGGAAAAGACCACAGCTTCACCTTGGCTGGGACCAGGGCACCCAGAGGGCCAGCAGCTGCTGAGAGAAGGCAGTCAGAGGGTGCCAAGTAGAGGAGGGTTTTCTCAGGGCCCCCAGGGCCGCCGGCCCTCCAACTCACACCCTGCCTGGACTTCCTTCACCCAGAGTGCCTTGGGCACCCTGTAGTTGACATGGCTGCCCCTCCACGtgactgccagggcctggggctcGAGCTGGGTTCACCTTTGCTCACTCAGTCCTCACACAGAGCAGGTAATGGTCTGAAGTTTGCAGAATGAGTGATGGAAACAGTTAAGGACCTGGCACAAACCAAGGCAAACTCAGAAAGGGTAAAGCTCCCGTCTGTGACATGCACAGCTGTGCCGACTGGAACCAAGGCGGCAGGCAGAGGGTTACAACTGCATCTCTGTGACATGTGGTTTGGGAAGAAAGACTCTGAGGGTCAAAGCTGACTCCAGCAGAGAGGGCTGCctcaggagggaagaagggggtgGAAGGGGGCCCATCCCTGGACAGGCTCCCGCAGAGCCTAGTGCCACTGAGATCTCAGAATCGCAGCATCAGTGGGGCCCCAGGGACAAGTGTCGGCTTGGAGGTGAAACGAATCACGTGCGGTGCCCCATCCTGGCCCCCGAGCTCACCCTTCAGGGCCACGCGGTTCCGCCGTATGGCCATGATGGCGTTTCGGATGTCCTCCTCGTCGGCGTTGGAGCTCACGTGCACCTCTTCGAAGTCCACAGGCACGCACGCATGCCTGGGGCAGAGCAGGGTCAGGGCGGCGGCCCCAGGCCTCCGTCTGGGAAGCCTGCCTGGACCACTGGGTGCAGAGGCCTCTCCCCTGCTGCTGCCCACCCTGCCCTGGCTCTGGCTGAGGGGAGACTGAGCCCACCTGCGCCAGCTGACAGGCGTGCACTTACACTCCACAACGCTGTCAGTGGGCCTGGTTCCACCCTCCCCGTGCCCGGGCCGGCCTGCTAGGATCGCAGACACTGGGACAAAAGGCCTCCCACCACTGGCTCGCTGCCCCTCTTGGCACAAAGTTCTCAGGGTCCCCCTGGCTGGGCCCAGGGGCTCTGTACCTGAACACAGACTTGACGTGCAACATGAGCTCTGGCCCGATGCCATCCCCTGGGATCATGGTGACCGTGTGCCGCCCACCATACTTAGCCGACGGGGGCTAGAAGGACGGGGAGGCCTTCAGTTCCCTTCCCCCCCTCCAGCACTGACCCAGTGGGAAGGCCCACTGGGAGGCGCCAGCTTGGGGTACCACACCCCTacaccctgccccacccaccccagacaGGGCTGCTCACGGCGGGGGGCGCTCCTGGGTCGGGAGGACAACAGCAGAAACAGGCCCCGTCCCCGCCTGGACCCGGGTCAATCCCAAAGCAACTAAAAGCCCCAACCTAACAGGCAGATGAGAAAAACACTCACAATTGTTTGTTGCTAGAGGCGGGACAGGAAGGAAGAAGACACAGATCAGTCAAGGCTGGAGGAACAAGCTTTGCTGGGGAATGGGGCTGTTTCCCTGGGGCGCCGTCTAGCACGGTTCAGGGGAGAAGGGGTGGGCGAGCTCTGGAGACTGCACCTCAGGGGGAGAGACACAGAAAGGCAGGGAGCCCAGAGGCACGACACATGCGCGTGCACGCAcgcccacgcacacacacaggcgGGCAACGTGAACATCAACACacgcacgtgcatgcacacactcGGGTGGGTACTTACTGAGAAGCTCCTCCAGGGGGCTTCGTGGGCACCTAGAACCTGGCAAAGAGAACCCAGACGCTAGTGGTTGCCGTCTAGCCCAGAAAGCCAATTTGGCAAAAGGGCCAGCCGAGCTCCTGGCAGGGAAGGCGAGCGTCCTCACCGCGCCCAGACAGGCCCTGCGCCTCACCCGTGCACCACTGTCTAGCGCACAACAGCACACAGACCAGCCTGTCGGAGCACCGCGGAGGGTCGCTACAACGCTTTACACCTCCTTCAGGTCCCTggtcagtgttttaaaaaatgtttacatcCCGCTCCCcaccttttcttgtttctggtcTTCTTCAGCCAATTATTCCTGCTCAGTGATGTCTGTAACTTGGAAAAGTTGGCACACCAAACGTAGTACAATAGGGAAATCATGATAAACCACTGGGCCACCATGACCATCatttacatcattttaaaaatcatgttttcttgTTACAAAAGCAGCATATGGACAGAGCACGAAGATCGGGAGGAAGAAGATAGCACCCAGCCCCGTCCACCCAGAGATAAGCACTGTTGGCACCATGGGGAATAGCCCTCTAGAATCAGAAATCTAAAAATGCAACCATTTGCAGAAGAATAGCAGATGCCAATCTTTCAGAAGGCTTTCATGAAGGATTGCAAAACTGCTTCGTGGCATACATGGACGACAGatgtccccacccccccacctgaAACAGCCGCGCTTGGTCACACCGGTGCCACGGCTGACAGCTTCAGAGCAAAAGCCACCCGAGCCAAATGGGACAGGTGCTCAGAGTGACCCATCTGGAGTCCCCACACTTTCCTGGAAGAAGAAGCCCATGTCCCAGCTCCCACCGCAGCGGGGCTACAGGCCCACACACTTTCCTCCCTGTTGTGCCCCGCCTGGGTGCCCCCTTCAATCCAGAGACAGGGGCAGGGCCAAGGTCCTCCTTATCGCCTGGGAATGCCCTGCCACTTGCCTGCTGGGGCAGCAGCAGATCGTTCCAGCCAATGGCAGAGTCACTGTGGCCATTTTCCAAAGAGCCATGCCTTCCTGCTAGAAGTCTAGAAAGCAGAGGCTGACCGCCCCACCTGGGTCTCCCTGGCTGCTTTTCACAAGGCTCCCCCTTGCACAGAACTCTGGCAGCACAGGGGTTAGGAAGGGGGTGACTAACAGGACAACAGGCCCTGGGGGTTTCTGCTGATCCATGGGGCCCCCGGGTCTGCAGCCTAACGCATACTTGgggcttttctgttttccttctagCAGTTGTCAGTATCTGGATTCATCTTATCTGTAGGCTCTCAATACAAACTTGTGGATGGTGTTTGTATTGAGACTGcctttcctccaggaagccttccctgatgcccTAAGGCTGCTGAGCTGTTGGTCCCCCTGGGCTCCCAAAGCCCTACCcaccccactcccttcccctcaACCACAATCTCACTAGGTTATCGCTGCTGTGCTCCCTCTCCTACCCCTAAGCCCCTGAGAGTGGACACCATGTCTGTCTGATCCCCTACTGTCACCCCAAGACCGAGCAGAATGCCTGGTCCAGAGCTGGGACacaaaaaacatttactgaatgaatgagcatatcagaaaatgaaggaagataTGACGGGCTTTGAGGCTAGGTCGACCTCGGTCCAAATCCTCCATCTACTACTCTTGCTGGCAAATAGCTTAACCTTGCTGAGCTTCCCACCCTTACCTGAAATCCACAGAATAGAGGTGCCCACTTTATCTGACTGCTGGAAACATTAAGCAAGAAGAGGTATGCAAGCTGTTCAGTCGCTAGAAGGGCACACGGGGCTATGCAAAAGCATACGCCCCCCTTTACCCCACCAGCCCCTCAGGCCAGTGTTCAAGGCTGCTGGCCAGTGAGGGGATGCTGGGCTGACCCCTACAGCTCCGAGCAGTAACTCCTCCTGGGTTTCAGCCCTCTGAGGTCTACTGGCACCTGGCAGGTAACCTGGCTGTGCCGGTGAGCCAGCGCTCACACCAGGCCTGGCTCTGCATCTGCGCAACCACACCCCACCAGACCCTGGACCCCATCACTACCACCAGGGCCGAACGTCCCTCTCACCTGCTCCCAATGCTAGACGTTCCATCCAGCTTTGGCCAAAGACCCGAAAGCTCTCAGGATAGTGACTTCCCTGACCTTGCTCTGGACATATTCAGGCACCTTCCTTCAGGAGGTTACAAAGGTTCTGTGAAGCTACCTATCAAAGGAGCCCAGTATGAGGCAGGATGGGATATATGCATTGGTCTCCAGCTTGTTCATCAAGCGGGAAGGTGGACTGTTACCCTCGTCCTTTGATAGTGCCACAGAAAGGAGTCCAGAATGGTACGTGTCCCAGCCTAAGGGCTCCCATGATCCACATTTTAGTGAGGGTTCTCTCATCAGCATGTTTCTGTTGGATCAAGTACCAATGGTGGCTGCATATTTTCCCACGAGGTCCCAATTAATGGGACCAAAGATCTGGGCTTCATCTCTAAAGGTTCCCATACCCAGGACAACCAGTCTCAGGGCAAGGCATTGCCCAGCTAGCAACCTTGCACTgcccccccatccctgccccaatATAGACACAAGCACACACGGGGGAAGTCAGGGAGGAGACAGATGTCCCCACCAAGATCCTGCAAGAGCCTAGCTGCCAGGGACCTCTGGAAAGCCTCTGGTGAGCAAGTGGGAGGAGTCagcattttaaacataatttcatAAACCAGAAGCTGTTACAGGGCAGTCTTCCCCAGGGCTCAGAGGGGGGAAGCATGGCCGAAGACATGTCCACAAGTAGTGTCAGCAAAGTCACAGAGTTCTGGAAGGTCAGAGTTGGGTGGATCCTTTGAGACAGAGGAGAAACTGGAGCCCAGAGAGGTCAGACCTCTTGTCCCTCAGGGCCAGTCCTGACTCGATGACGCTTCAGATGGCTTCCAACCCACCCAGGGACTAAATTATCCTCATTCAAGCGTGTCAAGAGAGAGGAATCAGACCTGAATAACCAAGATCCTAAACAGAGAACAACGGAAGCAAAGCCCTCGCGGCCTCCCAACCCGCCAGCTTCAAGAATCCTAGCTCCTTCCCATTCCAGGCGCCtgcggtggggggggtggggggggaacgAGGCTCTGGGGCGCCGGCAAAGTCCGATTCGCCACCTCCACTGGGAGAGCTGGCAAAGCGGTCCACAAAAGGGAAACTTGAAGAGGCAGGGCGGCCAGGAACCGATTCCCAAGAGGGCAAGAGCAAGGCGGGCCGGCCACGTGACCGCCTTGGGGGAGGGGTTTCCCACAAGGACACTAGGGAGGTGACATTGCCCCCCGGGGTCCACTCTCCCCGCCCATCGGGAGCTCCCCCGCCACAAGATGCAGACCCCTGAGAAGCCAGACCAGAATCAACTTTGGCTAACCCCTTCACTGACAGCGAAGGTGGCCAATCAACCCTGGCCCGCAgcgctctcccctcccctcacggGACCCGCAGCCAATCGGGCCCCAGGACGCTCCGAGAGCGGGGCCCGCCGGCCTAACCCCGGCGAGGTGCGAGCACCCCTCAGCGATCGCCGCGGCTATTCCCGTGGCCCGCTCCTGCTTCTCACCTCCCAAGGACGGCAGAGGAGGGCCGGCCTGAGCACTGCCTTCACAGCGCCGGCAGCGGCCGTCGCCACCTTCAGCGCCATGATGTAAAGTGAGAACTGCCGCAGGTTCCGACTCGCAGATGCCGCTCTCGCGAGAGTTCGGCGGGCGCGAAGTCCCGGGAGGGGGCGTGGTCCCGCAGTGAGCACGCACACGGCCGCGCCGGTTTTTACGCCCTCTTCCGGCGCCGagagcgccgccgccgccgccgccgccgccccgccgccgccgccgtcgtcGCCATCTTGCGGGGGAGGGCGGCCAGCTGGGCCCCTGGTCCGGGGAGGGGACACGTCAGTGCCGCTGGCGACGTCACAGGCCCGCCCGGCCCGCCGGTCCCTGATTGGCTGCTGCGGCCTCTTACGCGTCGCGCTTCCTCGTCTGCTCCTCGTGTTCAGGGGAGTCGCTCTCTTTTTCCCTCGGCAGAGAAGAGGCGATGGCGGCGCTGGCATCTCTCGGCGCCCTGGCGCTCCTCCTGCTGTccggcctctcctgctgctcaGGTAGCGGCCTGGCCGGAGCTCGTTTCTGGCGAGCCTCTCACCCACGACTGGTGGTGcgttggggggaggaggggtgcgGGCGAAGCGGGGGTCTGGGCTTTCTTCCTCAGAGAGGCAGGTGGTCTCTGGTCGCGGCAGCCGAGCCCACCACGCGCTCTTGCATCACACACGTTTACCAAGCAgctgggctgctgggagaaacAGTCTAGTCTGTCCCTCGTCTACTTCCGCGAGGAAGAGTCCCAGAGCCTCTCCCGTGCGCCTGGCCCCAGCTCCAGCAGGAGAAATGACACACGTCCCTGCTGCCACTCCAGGAGCTCCCGGTCCCGGAGGGGGGTCGGACAGGAGCAAAGCTCTGCAGCGCCGGGCGATCGGAGCGAGAAACTGGGCCGGTGGAGAGGAGCCACCTGACCCGGTGCGGTGGGGCCAGGCCTCTCCAGGAAGAGATCTCTGAGTGAAGAGGGAGCAGGGACGGTCCGGGCGAGTTAGAAAGGAACTGAAGAGGGAAAGATGAGTGGGCCTAGAGTGCCTAGATCAGGCGGTTGATTTGTTTCCCCCGAGGCCTTGCCATATCCTTATAGGGTTTTTCCGGCGGAGTCAGATGGCTTCACGTTCTTGAAAGGTTGTTAACACTTAGTGGCAGGGCTGAGCTCAGACTGGAGTCCAGAAGTTTGTTTAGGAGGAGGTCCTTGCAGGAGCCCCCACCCCGGGCCTGGGGGCCTGGACTGGGTCAGGGCCACTTTCAGTGCATTCACTTTACCTGCCCTACTTCAGGCCAGCGCCCTTGATGCCTGCAGTGTTTCACCAGC from Phocoena phocoena chromosome X, mPhoPho1.1, whole genome shotgun sequence encodes the following:
- the IDH3G gene encoding isocitrate dehydrogenase [NAD] subunit gamma, mitochondrial isoform X3, which gives rise to MALKVATAAAGAVKAVLRPALLCRPWEQQTIPPSAKYGGRHTVTMIPGDGIGPELMLHVKSVFRHACVPVDFEEVHVSSNADEEDIRNAIMAIRRNRVALKGNIETNHNLPPSHKSRNNILRTSLDLYANVIHCKSLPGVVTRHRDIDILIVRENTEGEYSSLEHESVAGVVESLKIITEARSLRIAEYAFMLARESGRKKVTAVHKANIMKLGDGLFLQCCRAVAARYPQITFENMIVDNTTMQLVSRPQQFDVMVMPNLYGNIVNNVCAGLVGGPGLVAGANYGHVYAVFETATRNTGKSIANRNIANPTATLLASCMMLDHLKLHSYATSIRKAVLASMDNENMHTPDIGGRGTTSEAIQDIIRRIRVINGRAVEA
- the IDH3G gene encoding isocitrate dehydrogenase [NAD] subunit gamma, mitochondrial isoform X1 yields the protein MALKVATAAAGAVKAVLRPALLCRPWEVLGAHEAPWRSFSQQTIPPSAKYGGRHTVTMIPGDGIGPELMLHVKSVFRHACVPVDFEEVHVSSNADEEDIRNAIMAIRRNRVALKGNIETNHNLPPSHKSRNNILRTSLDLYANVIHCKSLPGVVTRHRDIDILIVRENTEGEYSSLEHESVAGVVESLKIITEARSLRIAEYAFMLARESGRKKVTAVHKANIMKLGDGLFLQCCRAVAARYPQITFENMIVDNTTMQLVSRPQQFDVMVMPNLYGNIVNNVCAGLVGGPGLVAGANYGHVYAVFETATRNTGKSIANRNIANPTATLLASCMMLDHLKLHSYATSIRKAVLASMDNENMHTPDIGGRGTTSEAIQDIIRRIRVINGRAVEA
- the IDH3G gene encoding isocitrate dehydrogenase [NAD] subunit gamma, mitochondrial isoform X2, whose translation is MALKVATAAAGAVKAVLRPALLCRPWEVLGAHEAPWRSFSPPSAKYGGRHTVTMIPGDGIGPELMLHVKSVFRHACVPVDFEEVHVSSNADEEDIRNAIMAIRRNRVALKGNIETNHNLPPSHKSRNNILRTSLDLYANVIHCKSLPGVVTRHRDIDILIVRENTEGEYSSLEHESVAGVVESLKIITEARSLRIAEYAFMLARESGRKKVTAVHKANIMKLGDGLFLQCCRAVAARYPQITFENMIVDNTTMQLVSRPQQFDVMVMPNLYGNIVNNVCAGLVGGPGLVAGANYGHVYAVFETATRNTGKSIANRNIANPTATLLASCMMLDHLKLHSYATSIRKAVLASMDNENMHTPDIGGRGTTSEAIQDIIRRIRVINGRAVEA